The Deinococcus depolymerans genome contains the following window.
CCGGGGGGGATTCAGGTCTCCTGGGTTTAGAAGGTGACCTTGTAGTTGATCTTGAAGACGGAGCCCTTGGCGTCGGAGGCGCCGGGCACCACGGTGCCGGTACCGCTGCGCATGCGCAGGTTGCCGTAGCCGTAGCCGAAGCTCAGGTCGTAGTAGTTGGCTTCAACGTACACGAGGTCCTGGCTGATGGTGTTGCCGTGGTTGCTGTCGCCGAAGCTGCCGGCGGTGCCAGCGGCGTCTGCAACGGCCACGTAGGGGGTGTAGACGCGGTTCTTGCCCTGGTAACCGGCGTAGTACACGGCCAGCTTGGTGTTGGGGAGCAGGAACTCGTTCAGCTTGACGCCCACGCGGTAGGTGACGTCGCTGGCGGTGTAGTTCTCAGCGGCCGTGTTGGTGTTGCTGCTGTACTGCTTGCTGTAGGCCTTGACGTACCCTTCGAGGCTGGGCTTGAAGGCGACGTTCAGCACGTCGGTCTTCACGTCCAGGGTGCCGTTGACCGTGGTGTAGTCGGCCGGGGTGTCGTTGGTAGCGAAGTTGCTGTTCTCGAAACCGGCGCCCAGGTTCACGTTGGCGATGCCGACCTTGGTGTTGTAGGCGGCGTTGCCGTAGAACACGTTGTTGGTGTAGCCGCTGGTGTTGCCGATCACGCGGTAGCGGGCCTTGAAGCCGAGGGTCAGGTCCAGGTTCTTGACCAGGGCGTTGGCGGCCTTGCCGTCGTGCTTGGCTTCCACGCCGTACTCGCTGTAGCAGGTGGTGCTGTCGCAGCTGTTGTAGTCCAGTTCGGTGGTGTTCAGGCCGAAGCTGTTGCTGCCGGCCGAGGTGCTCTTGCTGAACAGGCCACCGTCGTTGGCGATGCGGGTGTTGCCGTTGGCGACGTTGCGGTAGAAGGCGCCGACGCTGAAGCCCAGGCCGGGAGTCACGTCGCCACGCACGGCGTAGCGCACGCCGCTCTTGCCGTCGAGGGTCGCGTCCAGGGGGGAGGCGGTGCCGGTCAGCATTTCGTAGTAGCCGCCGCGCACGGTGACCAGGTTGAACAGGCTGACCTTAGCGGCCACGCCACGGTCCACGATCGCGGAGGCTTCGCCCGCCGTGTTCATGGGGTTCTTGCCGTAGTCGACGCTGTTGTCCACGTAGCCGCCCAGGGACACGGGGCCGACCGTCGTCTTGGCCTTCACGCCGAAGCCGGTGCGGCCTGCGACGTAGGGGGCGGTGCTGTTGGTGGCCGTGGGGGCGGCCTCCATGATCCCGGCGGTGGCGTCGTAGCCGGCGCTCACGCTGCGGTAGTTCAGGGTGTAGACCTTCACGGGGCCGAGGCTGCCGCTGGTCTTGGCGTAGAAGGCGTTCTGGGTTTCCACGGTGCCGGTGGTACGGCTGGGCGCGATGCGGCTCTGGGCGTACTCGCTGTCGAGCTGCCAGCCGGCGACAGCGCCGTGCAGGTCAGCGCCGAAGGCGGTGACGTCGTTGGGGGTGCCGGCGGGCTGGCCGAAGGCGTCGGCGCCTTCCTGCATCACGTGCACGCCTGCCTTGAGGGTGCCGGCCGGGGTGATCTCGGCGCGCACGCCGCGGTAGTACAGGTTGTCGCCGTTGGCGCCGCCGCGGCTGCCGTAGACGGTGTTGATCATGGGCTTGAACGCGCCGAGGACGGGCAGGGTGCTGCCGTCGATCTTGACGTTGAAGCCGTCGCCGCGGCCCACGGCGTCGTTGTCGCCGATGTAGTCAGCGAACTTGAAGGTCAGGCCCTTGCCGAAGGTGACCGTGACGGGCGCGTTGCCGACCGTGAAGGCGGCGGTGGCGTTCTTGAAGTAGAAGAACAGGGGGCGGTAGGTCACGCCGTCCTGCGTCACTTCGGGGTAGCGGGCGTCAGCGGCGGGCAGACCGGCGCGGATGCCGAAGCTCACGTCGACGGTGTTGACGTTCAGGCCGCCGTTGCCCTTGACGTAGGCGCCGGTCACGTCGCTCTTGGCGGTGTCGAACTTGCCGCTGTTGCCGAAGCTGATGCCGAAGCTGATGGTGGTGCTGCCCTCGGTCTTGACGGCCTTGTTGGGCAGGTTACCGGCGTTGGAGAAGCCGTAGAAGTTCTCGGCGCCGGCCAGCACGATGGCCTTGCTGCCGGAGAAGTCGCCGTAGTCGACGGCGCTGTCGACCGTGGTGGTGCTGCCGTCGTCACCGGTGCTCAGCACGGTGCCGGGGAGCAGGCGGTCGATGTCCATGTCGCGGGTCGCGCGGCCCACGAAGTACGTGGCGGACAGGGTGGGCTTGATGCTGAAGGCGTACTTCTCGAGCTGGGCGACGCGGTTGTCGAGGCTGGTGACCTTGGTCTCGACGACGCCGACGCGGCCGGAGAGGTT
Protein-coding sequences here:
- a CDS encoding S-layer homology domain-containing protein codes for the protein MKKSLLVLTAALSFGVAAAQTAAPASAPQVPALTDVPAGHWAKDAIDKLVGKGIILGYPDGTYRGTQNLTRYEAAVIIARLLEDMKSGAVAGDSIDPETLTALQNAIQELAADLAALGVRVSDLEENAVSRDDFARLEERVEALALQSGDPEALAGLTSQIEELTARADDYDTLRADVDDNASSIAALNDLTVLLNQDILNLQDRVSAVEAAQADLVARADYDNLSGRVGVVETKVTSLDNRVAQLEKYAFSIKPTLSATYFVGRATRDMDIDRLLPGTVLSTGDDGSTTTVDSAVDYGDFSGSKAIVLAGAENFYGFSNAGNLPNKAVKTEGSTTISFGISFGNSGKFDTAKSDVTGAYVKGNGGLNVNTVDVSFGIRAGLPAADARYPEVTQDGVTYRPLFFYFKNATAAFTVGNAPVTVTFGKGLTFKFADYIGDNDAVGRGDGFNVKIDGSTLPVLGAFKPMINTVYGSRGGANGDNLYYRGVRAEITPAGTLKAGVHVMQEGADAFGQPAGTPNDVTAFGADLHGAVAGWQLDSEYAQSRIAPSRTTGTVETQNAFYAKTSGSLGPVKVYTLNYRSVSAGYDATAGIMEAAPTATNSTAPYVAGRTGFGVKAKTTVGPVSLGGYVDNSVDYGKNPMNTAGEASAIVDRGVAAKVSLFNLVTVRGGYYEMLTGTASPLDATLDGKSGVRYAVRGDVTPGLGFSVGAFYRNVANGNTRIANDGGLFSKSTSAGSNSFGLNTTELDYNSCDSTTCYSEYGVEAKHDGKAANALVKNLDLTLGFKARYRVIGNTSGYTNNVFYGNAAYNTKVGIANVNLGAGFENSNFATNDTPADYTTVNGTLDVKTDVLNVAFKPSLEGYVKAYSKQYSSNTNTAAENYTASDVTYRVGVKLNEFLLPNTKLAVYYAGYQGKNRVYTPYVAVADAAGTAGSFGDSNHGNTISQDLVYVEANYYDLSFGYGYGNLRMRSGTGTVVPGASDAKGSVFKINYKVTF